Part of the Vigna angularis cultivar LongXiaoDou No.4 chromosome 1, ASM1680809v1, whole genome shotgun sequence genome, TTCTGTGGCCCATCTTTCACATGGACTGCTTCAACATTGCTCCAAATTAGATCATTctcaacattttcttttctctgttgATAGAGTGAATTTGGTTTCACAAATAACCTAGTTGATAATGTTatcattcaattatataaaaagccatatttttcattttttttaattttactggTAGATTTAAAAGAAATGAGTTACATTTCCCATcatgattataaattataattcacTTTGgacaaaataattaagtttttgtgGTTTCTTACCAGATCATGACACAAATAATCATAAAGCAAATGAAcgaataaatattaatatcacCGATTGGAACATTTACACTTACCAATAGCATAAGTATAGTTACTAATAATGATGTTTTATAAATAGATACATCATTAAATCGTAGAAGGTGTTAATTTAGGGTAATATACTttcctatatttaatatattaatttgcGACAAACTATTCTCTCAAGGAATTATTAAGAATATGAAATCAGAAGAAATAAAgctatgaaaaaattaaaatcagtaCAAGTAACTATATTATACCTCTTTTGTGtttattaacaatattatatGACCCATACATTTCTAATTGTAGTTTGATATTGAATtgttattaaagtaaaatatattcttgACTGAAttaaaaaacttgaaaaaaaaaccaTGATTAATCTTTCTCTAGCAGGCATTCGGTGAGTACTTGAGGTGATTTTTATGGCTATGATTGAAATTAAAAGGAGAACATGCATGTGCTACACTTAATATAGTGTTACGAAATTGAGGAACACGAAGGAGAATAGTGATCAATGGTACAGAATTACATGGCCCATCTTTCACATGGACCCTATTCAAGAGCCTTTTACTTGGATCAATCTAAATACATAGgcagttgctccctccactacCACCGAATACTTCCTACACCACTTCATACCAATTTTGtctcaacatccgtttcaccttcaacagatgttgacatccgtccgttcacatattttatatattaatttattatttttattaaaaaaaaaaaatcttcaacggatgtggcgacatccgttaacggattgccacatctgttttaataaaacttttaaaactattttgattattatttaaataataatatataaattaaattaataataattattttattaaataaaataaaattaattcataaataattaagtaataattttaaattaattaaataatatttatatattaatttaaaatataataaattaaaaactaaaaatttaaaaagaaaaaacttcatagatccgttttaataaattttaaaaactattttattatttaaataataatgcataaattaaattaataataattattttattaaataaaataaaattaatttataattaattaaataataattttaaaaaaattaaataatatttacatattaatttaaaatataataaaataaaaaactaaaaactttaaaaagataaaaactttACGGATATCACCACATCCGTatctgttttaataaatttttaaaaagtattttaattattatttaaaataataatacataaattaaattaattataattattttattaaataaagaaaaattaatttataagtaattaagtaataattttaaaaaaattaaataatatttatatattaatttaaaaacttaaaaaaactaaaaacttaaaaaaaaaaaaactaaacggatgtggcacatctgttgaagaattttttcttcaacagatgtcgacatccgttcaagagaaaaggaggaggtgtaagatattttaaaatataaaagatagttttagaatttaaaaaagttgtgGTAGTACAATAAGCAatgtgtggtggtgtagggagtaaccctcaaATACATTTTCTGATTATTGCTTTGTGGGCTACCATCTTTCTTTCAGCTCAAACTTATAGCACCGCCCTTATTCACCTCCACACCTGCATGCTCTTTCTTCTtcgatttcttttttcttgcaTGTGTGAATTGTAATTTCTGGATGCTGCTAaatcaaagttttgaagaatataaattgaatgattttaatttctacttatacaaaaatcatagttagtatactttttaaaataattactataaaagTCAGCAAAATTATCATACATAACCCATGCTTATTTGGAAAAATCATGATTGAGTAATATTAAATTGAGTTTTGTTCGCAAACTATGTGATACGTGTAGAAGTTGAAAATATTTACTACACCATATATTAAGTTAACATACGATTTTTACAAAATGTAATCCAAACACGCCCACCACACGCTTCACAAAATAGCAGCCACAAATGCAGTGTTTCTCTTTCGATTTGGACGCAATAAAATCTCAAAAAGACAAAACGTGCAatgcattttaaatatttgccgCAACACATCGAACTTAGGTCCATGTCCTAACTAACACAGTAGTGGTGGACGAGATAATTTAAGCcaattcaataataaataataacaataatattttcattctaaaattaTACCCCTTCTTCCGTTCTTTTAAATGTTGGActtttagaaaattttcacttctttttaattttttctcatttaacaattatatctttatgtttcttttaatttttaaataatttaatttgttcttacaaaatcatagaaaacagataaaaaaatggGAAGGAGTACTGTTTAAGTATCCAATGCTATATATGTAGGAAAGCACATTTTAGTGCCCACAAAAAATCGTGGCCATTGTTTATGATCCTCGAATACTTTGCTGTTGacctttttctttaataagCAAGATTTGAGTCTCCTTCTTGACTTCTACTTTCTATTGTACCATTCTTGAAAGATTTTTCTAAACGATGCATCATTCAAAACTCTGACAACACGCAGGGTGTTGTGATTTTTCCCTTTGGTTTTCTGGTTTTGTATACGAAGGAATAGGGGAGTTGTTATTTGACCTTTTACTTTTGGGTGGTATTCCAAGAAGAAAATCTAGAATACTTTGATCTCACTCCTAGGTCGCCCAAATTCTATAACTCTTTCTGTAAATTTGGTAATGGTCGATTCCTTTCTTTCCACCATACCTAATCTCGTAGCTGGATTGTATTCAATGGATTTAGAAGAAATTCAGATGGTTTTGCACAACTTTGAATGTAAACATTTCTGTTCATCGTCATAATAACATTGAGCACTATTAATTCCGTGCTTCTTCCAATTGCTCCAAGAGCTGTCTTCACGCTGGCACGATACGCTGTGAAGGCCCAGGTTCTCCCCTTACCTTTTCATTTCACACTAAATTTAAACCAACCAAGTCAAAGGaaaccaaaatattttttaaaaaaaacattggcCATTAACATCAAATTTGTCAAAGTGTTAAAAGCCaaaattaaattgaagaaattgGGGGTGTTTGACGCAGACCACACCGACCCAAAAGTTTTAAACTTCATTTACCCCATATTCTCTTTGACAACATGCAATCATGCCTTCAATAATCATGTCAACGCTTTTACAACCACGGGTTTGCGCCTCTCCCCCATTCATAACATCACCCTCCTAAAAGTTAAAACTTTAAACCCCTCATGAGATCGAATTCCCCAAATAGAAGGAAATAAAGAGGCTAAACACAAATAACAGTAACCGAGTAATTTACTATAAAATCAGCCTCTGTACAACGCGCCACAACCGGCGCCAGTTAAAACTCTTCCATCAAATCACTTCACAAATCACAAATGTACGTATATCCTACccaatttacaaaaattaaatcaacCAATTCAGTATAATCAAAATCGAGATTGCGATCAACAATCTTCCAATTCCTATGCCAATTTCACCTAACACTACTCCAACCATCTGATTCCGACCAATTCGCTGGCCGATCAACGGTTGATATCTGACGGAGCCGGTCCTCCGGCGAGCAGAAACCTTCCAAACGGGACTCGTCAAAATTCCATGGCGATTGAGATTCCGGCGAGCTGGGAAGTGAAGAAGTCGTACTAGAAACCCAGTCGGGGAAATCGAAGTGACTTCTGGGCGATTCGTGAACGCGCTTAAATGAAACAGTGCCATCAGAAACAAAAGGGTGTTTCAAAAGCATCTCCGCACTCCACCTCTTTCTAGGATCCTTAACAAAACACTTCTCGATAAAATCCTTCCCTTCTTTCGACAAATTCTCAGGTATCTCGGGAGTCTCTTCTCCCACCCCAATTCGAAGCATCAACGACCACATACTCGACCCCTTCTCCACCTTCCACGCCGGTTTCCCGGTAACCATCTCCACAACTGCGCACCCCAGAGCCCATATATCTGCGGGCGACTCACACTCACCATCGATCACTTGCTCCGGCGACATAAACAGCGGAGTCCCCCTGCATTCACTCTTCCTCTGTTTTATCTCCCCTGCCTCTTTCGCCAGACCGAAATCTGCAATCTTGATTTCCCCGTCGTCGAATACGAGGATGTTTTGAAGCTTTATGTCGCAGTGGACAAACCCATTTTGATGTATGTGATTCAAACCTTCCACGATGGACCTCGTATAACGCCGAACCTGAGGCTCGGGAATCCGGCCTCCGCAATTGTTTACCTCGTCTGCGAGACTCCCGGCGGTGGCATATTCGAGGAACAAATTGTAGTACTCAACACCATTCTCGAAACTGTAGTCATCTCCGAAGCAGCGAATGATTCTCGGACAAGAACCTAGGTGATCGAGCACGTGTTTCTCGTTCTTGAGCCAACAAGAGGTGAGTGTCTGGGAGGACTTGACGGCTGTTAAAGACGGAAACCGAGAGGGACTGGTAGTCGGAATGACTAAACTAACGGTGGCGAAGCCTCCTCTACCGACGGCGTCTCCACGAACCCAATCCATGTGTTGCAAGTAATATGTGAGGTGACTGTGTAGGTGGTTTTGCTTTGtgggaaagaaagaaagaaaagagaggtgAAGTAATGGGAATAGGAATAAGAAAGAAGTGCGAAGTGTTGGTTGGAAAGAATGAGCAAGGCTCTGTTTTATATATATGGTGAAATACGGTTGATATTGAATGACCTAAGGCTTAAGGCGTCTGGCGAAATAAAgatatttaagagaaaaaaagtgagAAGCAAAATACTAAATATGCGTAGATGATTGAAGCACGTGATAGGCGAGGATATTTTCAGGCCAAAGAGTGTTTTCCAAAATTGGGTGAACTATCTCACCACACTTCTCAACGTGGTTGATGAGATGAACGTTTCCCAAAGATTTTATGACAGATATCACGCTGCTGCGAAAGTGACTTCCAAAAATACGTCCCCCTAAATTCTACtaataatattatcattattgttttct contains:
- the LOC108323511 gene encoding mitogen-activated protein kinase kinase kinase 20: MDWVRGDAVGRGGFATVSLVIPTTSPSRFPSLTAVKSSQTLTSCWLKNEKHVLDHLGSCPRIIRCFGDDYSFENGVEYYNLFLEYATAGSLADEVNNCGGRIPEPQVRRYTRSIVEGLNHIHQNGFVHCDIKLQNILVFDDGEIKIADFGLAKEAGEIKQRKSECRGTPLFMSPEQVIDGECESPADIWALGCAVVEMVTGKPAWKVEKGSSMWSLMLRIGVGEETPEIPENLSKEGKDFIEKCFVKDPRKRWSAEMLLKHPFVSDGTVSFKRVHESPRSHFDFPDWVSSTTSSLPSSPESQSPWNFDESRLEGFCSPEDRLRQISTVDRPANWSESDGWSSVR